The DNA region GTTCAATGCTACCCCAGCTTTCATTCCTTCCGCCTTTATAGCCTGTATGGTTCGGTGTAAATGCGTGCAAGCTTCATAATGAACCGTAAGGTGTGTTGCGCCCAATTCAGCAAAAGTTTTAATATAGCGGTCTGGGTCAACAATCATTAAATGCACATCTAATGGCTTAGTGGCATGCTCAGCAATTGTTTTCACAACTGGCATGCCGTATGATATATTAGGAACAAAAACGCCGTCCATTATGTCAATATGGTGCCAATCAGCATCACTGTTGTTTACCATTTCTATATCGCGCTGTAAGTTGCCAAAATCGGCCGCTAGAAGAGAAGGTGCAATTTTTGTTTTGCTCATTTTGTGTCTGTTAAAAAGAATTTATGCAAAAGTAGTGAATTGTGTTTTTACGAAGTAACGCATACCGGCTAAAGAATAACACCGTACGGAGTTAGTTGTTTTTCAGATATTCGTCGATCTCTTGTAAATAGCCTTGTTTTTCTTGTTCCGATAACCAACTTGCCTTAAACCCATTTTTTGCCAGTTCCGCAATTTGCGACTTCGATAAATTTAAGGCCTTGGTTATTTCCCAAAAATTTTCGTTCATATACCCGCCAAAATAAGCAGGGTCATCAGAGTTGATAGTGACCAGTAAATTGTGTTCCATCATGGTGGGCAGTGCATATTCTTTTAAATCCTGAATAACTTTAAGCTCAAGATTGGATAAGGGGCACAGGGTAAGTGGCATTTGCTGCTCAACTAGTCTTTTTACCAAATCAGCATCGTCCAGACAACGGTTGCCATGGTCAATTCTGGTGACTTTTAGGAGGTCTAGCGCTTCCTTAATATATTCCGAAGGGCCTTCTTCGCCCGCATGGGCTACCGTTAAAAAACCTTCGTTAAGGGCCTTTTCAAAGACCCGTTGAAATTTAGAAGGCGGGTTGCCCACCTCCGAAGAATCCAATCCTACGGCTACAATTTTATCTTTATGGGGTAAAGCCTGTTCTAAGGTTTTAAAGGCCGAAGCTTCATCTAGATGCCTCAAGAAACTCATAATTAGCCTGAAACTTATGCCCAATTGTTTTTGACCGTCTTCTAGTGCATTGTAAATTCCGTTTAAAACGAATTCAAAAGGAACGTTACGGTCCGTATGGGTTTGAGGGTCAAAGAAAATCTCTACGTGTTTTACGTTTTGCTCATGAACTTTTGTCAAATACGCCCAAGTAAGATCATAAAAATCTTGCTCCGTAAGTAGAACAGAAGCCCCTGCATAATAGATGTCTAGAAACTCTTGAAGATTATTGAAACTATAGGCTTGTTTAATTTCGTCAACATTGGCATATTTAATTTTAATGTTATTGCGTTTTGCAATCTTAAACATAAGTTCAGGTTCAAAAGAGCCTTCAATATGTAAATGGAGTTCGGTTTTTGGCAATCCTTGAATAAAGGAAAGCATTTCAGAATCTTTCATAGACAAACGCGTTAAATTTTTGAATACCAATGAGATACTTCAAGTTAATCGTTTTTTTATAAATATCGACTAATTTAAAATTTAGTATGGTCAACTAACAGTCGTAATGGAGGGTGATTACTTTCTTCTTTATTGGATGTTCTTAAGCCCTTCATAGACCGCGATACCTACGGCATTGGCTAGGTTTAAACTTCGAATGTGTTCACTATAAAGTGGAATTTTATACAAACTGTCTTTGTACGAAGATACCAAGGAGGAAGGTAAGCCTACGGATTCTTTGCCAAAAACAAGAAATTGACCATCCTCAAATGGAATGGACCAGTGATTTTTAGTGCCATGACTAGAAAACAATATTAGATTTTTCTCACCGTGTTGCGACAAAAAGTCGTCCAGACTTTCGTAAATGTGTACCTCTAAATGGGGCCAGTAGTCAAGTCCTGCACGTTTTAAGCGTTTGTCGTTTAATTCAAAGCCAAATGGTTTAACGAGATGTAAGGTAGACCCTGAGCCAAGTGCCAATCTGCCAATATTTCCGGTGTTGTTGGGTATTTCGGGTTCTACAAGTACAATGTTGAAGGGCATATAACAATCTATTTATGAAAAGATTTCAAATATAACTGTTCTACCTTGGTTCGGGCCCATGGTGTACGCCTTAAAAATTTTAAAGACGACTTAATTGTAGGGTTGCTTTTAAAACAATTGATGTTTATACGTTCTGCCAATTCTTCCCATGAGTATTTTTTTCTCAACTGTTCCAATATGTCCACTAATTTTACACCGTGTAATGGATTGTTAGGTTGGGTGTTGGATGATTTTTTTTCGGATTCCATAGTGGTACTTTAAATGTGTGATTCTTGTTATTTTCCATCAGGCCCATTAAATAAAGGGCTTGTGGGTGATTGTACTATATATTATAAATGAAAAAACTCCGGTAATCAGCCGGAGTTTATTCATCAATCAAAAAACGAACAGTCATGATAAACTGTTGTTGCTTTTAAAATTACAATATATATGCCAAATTTCCAATTTAAGGAATATTTAACGTGCAATTTTATGGTGTTTTTAACCTAAATAGGTCTTAAGGATTTTGCTTCTAGAAGTATGTTTTAATCTTCTAATAGCTTTTTCTTTAATCTGACGAACTCTTTCTCTCGTTAGGTCAAAAGTTTCACCAATTTCTTCCAATGTCATAGAATGTTGCCCGGCAAGACCAAAGTACAAACGGATAACGTCTGCTTCTCTTGGAGTTAGAGTTTCTAAAGCGCGCTCAATTTCAGTACGCAAAGATTCGTGCAACAATTCTTTGTCAGGATTTGGAGATTCACCACTACGAAGTACATCGTAAAGGTTAGAATCTTCACCGTCAATAAGAGGCGCATCCATAGATACATGACGACCAGAGTTTTTAAGCGACTGCTTAACATCTGCAACCGTCATATCCAATTCTTTTGCAATTTCTTCTGGTGAAGGCATACGTTCGTGTGCCTGCTCTAGAAAAGCAAAGGTCTTGTTAATCTTATTGATCGATCCAATTTTGTTCAATGGCAAACGTACAATACGAGATTGTTCCGCCAAAGCTTGTAATATAGATTGACGAATCCACCATACTGCATAGGAAATAAATTTAAATCCCCTCGTTTCGTCAAATCGTTGTGCGGCCTTAATAAGGCCAAGGTTACCCTCGTTAATTAAATCGGGTAAAGTAAGTCCCTGGTTTTGGTACTGCTTAGCTACCGATACAACGAATCGAAGATTGGCCTTTGTTAGTTTTTCAAGAGCGACCTGATCGCCTGCCTTGATACGTTGTGCCAATTCTACTTCTTCATCTGCTGTAATCAAGTCTACTTTGCCTATTTCTTGCAAGTACTTGTCCAAAGATGCGGTCTCCCTGTTGGTGACCTGTTTTGTGATTTTAAGCTGTCTCATGTAAATAAATTAGGTTCAGTTTGCATAGACTGCATATACTTATACGTAAAAAACATAGAAATGTTACAATTGGGTGAAAAAAACTTTACTTTTTAGATAAGTCGCATAAAAAAGCCTCAACTTACTATGTTGAGGCTTTAAATATGTATTAAAGAAAAGAGTGTTTAGTCTCTTCTTGGCTTACGATCACGGTTGTCTCTACCACCTCGTCTGTCATCTCTACCACGACCACGATCTTTATCGTTACGTGGTGGTCTTTCTACAAAACCTTCAGGTTTTGGTAAAAGAGCTTTTCTAGAAACCTTTTCTTTACGGGTTCTTGGGTCGGTACCTAAGTACTTCACATCAAAAACGTCACCCATGTTCACAACATCGGAAACATTCTCGGTTCTTTCCCATGCCAATTCGGAAACATGTAACAATACTTCATTGCCCGGGGCATCTTGGTATTCTACAACAGCGCCAAAGTCTAGCATTTTAATTACTTTAACTTCGTAAGCACTACCAACTGCAGGTTTGAACATTAGGGCATCGATCTTGGCCAATACCGCGTCAATACCATTCTGGTCCGTACCTAAAATTTCAACAATACCTTCTTCTGTAACCGGGTCTTCATTGATAACAATAGTAGTATCTGTTTCTTTTTGAAGTTCTTGAATTACTTTTCCTCCTGGTCCA from Zobellia alginiliquefaciens includes:
- a CDS encoding sigma-70 family RNA polymerase sigma factor, whose product is MRQLKITKQVTNRETASLDKYLQEIGKVDLITADEEVELAQRIKAGDQVALEKLTKANLRFVVSVAKQYQNQGLTLPDLINEGNLGLIKAAQRFDETRGFKFISYAVWWIRQSILQALAEQSRIVRLPLNKIGSINKINKTFAFLEQAHERMPSPEEIAKELDMTVADVKQSLKNSGRHVSMDAPLIDGEDSNLYDVLRSGESPNPDKELLHESLRTEIERALETLTPREADVIRLYFGLAGQHSMTLEEIGETFDLTRERVRQIKEKAIRRLKHTSRSKILKTYLG
- the rpe gene encoding ribulose-phosphate 3-epimerase → MSKTKIAPSLLAADFGNLQRDIEMVNNSDADWHHIDIMDGVFVPNISYGMPVVKTIAEHATKPLDVHLMIVDPDRYIKTFAELGATHLTVHYEACTHLHRTIQAIKAEGMKAGVALNPHTNVNLLKNIIKDLDIVLIMSVNPGFGGQSFIENTYEKIHNLKELIKESDASTLIEVDGGVNSKNAKALIKAGADILVAGSFIFKTEDPTKTIQELKKSTDRWSIFEL
- a CDS encoding tRNA (cytidine(34)-2'-O)-methyltransferase, translating into MPFNIVLVEPEIPNNTGNIGRLALGSGSTLHLVKPFGFELNDKRLKRAGLDYWPHLEVHIYESLDDFLSQHGEKNLILFSSHGTKNHWSIPFEDGQFLVFGKESVGLPSSLVSSYKDSLYKIPLYSEHIRSLNLANAVGIAVYEGLKNIQ
- a CDS encoding adenosine deaminase; amino-acid sequence: MKDSEMLSFIQGLPKTELHLHIEGSFEPELMFKIAKRNNIKIKYANVDEIKQAYSFNNLQEFLDIYYAGASVLLTEQDFYDLTWAYLTKVHEQNVKHVEIFFDPQTHTDRNVPFEFVLNGIYNALEDGQKQLGISFRLIMSFLRHLDEASAFKTLEQALPHKDKIVAVGLDSSEVGNPPSKFQRVFEKALNEGFLTVAHAGEEGPSEYIKEALDLLKVTRIDHGNRCLDDADLVKRLVEQQMPLTLCPLSNLELKVIQDLKEYALPTMMEHNLLVTINSDDPAYFGGYMNENFWEITKALNLSKSQIAELAKNGFKASWLSEQEKQGYLQEIDEYLKNN
- a CDS encoding VF530 family protein; amino-acid sequence: MESEKKSSNTQPNNPLHGVKLVDILEQLRKKYSWEELAERININCFKSNPTIKSSLKFLRRTPWARTKVEQLYLKSFHK